In the genome of Odocoileus virginianus isolate 20LAN1187 ecotype Illinois chromosome 17, Ovbor_1.2, whole genome shotgun sequence, the window CTGTCTCTAGGAGCCACAAAACCCTGGGCCTGGCCTAGTCTGTACCCACCCCTGTTAATTTGTTGAGTCTAAAGATGATAAACCTCTTTCCAGTGCTTGTGACTGCAGGAGGTGTCTGGGGTGGGTGGGAAAGCAGGGCTTGATGAGCGATTTGCACAGAAGAGGCCTGGAAGGGACCTTGACGTTGGCTTTGGCTGCCCAGGTGGCATCCCTGTAGAGGAGCCCTCCTGCAATGTCATGAGAGCCGCTGGGGGTGAGACCTTTACCCAAGGGCACACTTAAGTGACAACCCAGGAAGGAAGGTGGCTTCAGTGCCAGGCCTTGGCTTAACGGAAGAGTCTGGACCTGTAGGCTGAAGCTGAATTGCTCAGTAATGGATGGGAAATGGGGCCGTGCCAGGGcttgccttctccatctctgcCCCGCCCCCCAACTCTCTGCCCAGGATGTCCAGCATCGTCTCTGCCTGGGGTAGATGAGCCATCCAAGGGGCCCTTAACAcattttggggtttccctgggcTGACCTACTATTTCAGACACTTCATACCAAGGCCACCTGCTCGCTGAATTACTCCAACCAGTCTGTTCCCAGGTTTTAGCAGGTCCAGCATCACCTGGTTATGGGCCCAGCACTAATTCCACCACATTCTGCCAACCTCAGGACCGGGCCCCCTGTCCCAGCCCCTCCACAGACAAGGCCGCCCTCAGTCCTCTGGTTTTTATTTGCCTGATACCCTCATAGctggcccccgcccccagccaggGGGCTGAGGAGGGAGTGACTCCAGGGCACACACAGGGACAGACAGAAGAGGCATGGGACGTGGGGCTGCTGAGGCTGGGCCGCCAGCCCCCGAGGAGGGTGGGGCGATGAGCGAAGGAGAGTCCTGCTGGGAGCTAACCAGGCATCGGGGTCACCAGAAGAAGCAGCTTCCTGAGGGTCCCCGTGGCCTCGGTGCCCCTGCCTCGGCCCCAGCGGCCTCTCTCTGCAGCTCGGGCCTCCGTGGGCGAGAAGCTGAACTGGGCTAGAAGCAAAGGGTGTCTCCAGAGAGACTCCTGGCTGAGTGGGCAGCGTTCTCTGGAGGGTGGCCTGGGCTGGGGAGGCTCTGAGGGAGGGCGGCAGGTGGGGCTGGCGCTGCCCACGCCGCTCCTCAGCTGGGGCTCAGTGCCGGGCTGCCCTCGGGACTGTCGCTCACCAGGCACTCGTTGGATTTGAAGCTCGCCAGGGACTTGCAGCTGGGGATGGAGGCCAGGGAGCCGCAGAGGCCCAGCATGGAGGGCGTGGGGTCCTTCCCTGGGGAGAGAGGGCGGGTGAGGCCATGCCGACCGGCCTCCGTGAGTGAGTGGTGGGCGGTGCTCGGGTGCAGGCAGTGAAGGGACAGCCCTCGGGTCACCCGCCAGGAGACCCTCCTCATTCCTGGAGCACCGGCCTTTTGCAGCGAAACCGAAACCAGGGAAGAGCACCTGCGGCTGTCATGCAGAGAGCTGGGGACAGACACTGTATTGTAATCGTCAGTTTATGTCTCTGTCTCCCCCCGAGGGTTCATCCTCTCTTTGTCCATTTATTAAACACATGGTGAGCACTTGTTCGGTTCCAAGCGCGGGGGATACAGAGAGCGGACGAGACACGGTCCCTGCCCTCACGGAGCTCACAGTCTGGtggggagacagacacacagacaatcACAGACACAGTGTGGCGGGGTTCCACGGTCCATAGCCTGCCTCGTCTCAGAGAAGTTCTAGGGTCATCCAGTGCGGTGtggattttagaaagaaaagacaggTGGTCCAGGCACCAGGGAAACTAGGGTGGGAAAGCCAGGTGAAGCCAGGGAGGGAGGGCAACACAAAATGCATGCGTTGAAGTCCTGGACATTCGCTTGAAGGGAGCCACTAATTTGGTTCTGAGCTTCCTGGCAGCcaaagagaagggggaaacaaCGGTCAGGCAACTGGTTCATAGAGCGcaagaaataagagcaaaatagTTAGGCAAAGAACTCCCAGAGGATCTGTGGGGCCTTTGAGGATGTCACGGAGCCCTCACCATTTGCCAACACTGGTGACTGTTCTAATCAgcatccccattgtacagatgagaaggGCTCAGCAAGGTGGATTCAATGACCAAGCTCCCACAACCAGAGAAGGCGTGGCTGAGATTTGTGCCAGGGTCTGCCTGACACCCCAAACCAAGCTCTCAGTTGCTGTGCTAAGCTCCCAGGCAGGGTTGATTGAACGAGGAATGTGGCCAGGGCCTGACTACAAGCCCCAAGGCCTGGCCTCAGCCCTTCTGGAGTGGGTACTGGGTGCTGGATTGGGGGGCTCACCGATGGGACCCCAGGGTTCCTCGTCCCGCTTGCCCTCTCCCAGGCGCTGGGAGTCCGAGCTTAGACTGGCTTCAGCAGACAGGGGCTCCGTGCTCATGAAACTGTGTCTGTGGCAAAGCAGAGAGAGCCGGTGGGCGGACAGAGGCCCACAGCCCCTAGCGCCCCTCTTCCGTAGGAGAGCAGGCTGGGGCCAGGCTGCTGGGGCCAGGCTGTCTGGCTGGGGCTTACCTCCGGTAGAGCTTGGGGTTGTTGGCACCCTCGGCCCCACTGAGCGTGCCCAGTGATGGCCATTGGTTGACCAGGCGTGTGGTGAGGTCCTTGGAACCCTGGGCCAGGGGAGCGTGGtcaccagggatcagacctgtcctgggatggggagggggggtcAGGCCTGGCTGGAAGAGGGAGCAGAAGTGGGGAAGGAGGGGCTCagagagagatggggggaggggctAGGATTGAAACCTGGGTGGCAGAAACGGTATGAATGTTGAGAGTCAGTGGAGTGTGCTGGGGGGTCACAGGAGTGATAGGAATTAGTGCAATTATGTTGGGGTTTAGCAGAATAATGAGATGTCAGGGTGGTGGGCAGGTCGGTGCAGAGCAATGCGGGGTTCATGAAGAGTAATGGGGTGTCGGGATCATGCTGGGAGGCCTCAGGGTAATGGAAACGTTTAAAGAGAAACTGTTAGAAGGATGGGCAGAGGTGAGGTCAGGGGTCACTGTGAGTGATGATGCTCAGTGGGCCTACGTTCACACGTGTTGAACAGAGGGAATGATGCAATCATGTTGAAGGGCGTTGAATACTATTAATTAGAGATGCTTGTGAGTAATACTGGGGCTGCTGTAGTGCGGGAATCCCAGGAGTACTGTTGAGTGGCCATTCTAGTGGTGTCGGGTAGCTGAGGGTGAAGTGGGGAGCCGGCTTGGGGCGGGGGTAGAGATGGGGGGTGGTGCGGGTTTTATGTTGAGAATAAAGTTAGGTCGCCCGGGGAGGGGGATCTCAGGGTGGCGGTACCGGGCTCAGTGGTTTGATGTTGGTGGTTGGTATCAGGAAAGGTGATGTTAGAGTCAGCGGGGGCGATGTGGTCGGGGTGGCGGGGGACCAGGGTCAGGGCCGCGGCGGCGGCACTCACAGCTGCTCCTGTAGCTCCAGGATCACGCCTTCCAGCTCCCGCTTCTCCCGCTGGTTCTGCGCCGCCGCCTCCTCCAGCTGCAGTTGCAGCCGCCGGTTCTCCGCCTCCAGGTCCTTCAGCTGCGATTCGCGCAGACGCACCAGCTCCTCCAGGTAGCCCTGCGGGGCGCCGGCTCAGCCCGGGCGGCGGGAGGAGGTGGTCCCCGCGGCCGCCCGCCCCGCCTCCTGCGGACTCGCCCCGCCCACGCCCCGCCCGCGCCGCGCGCCGCGCACCTTCTGCGCGTAGACAATGCGGAACTTCTGTTCCATCTTGTGCCACTTGCTGTACCAGCTGTCCTCGTCGGTGACGAGCGGCAGGTACGGGTGCTCGGGCGAGTTGTCCTCGCTCGTGCTGCTCTCGGCGCTGTGCCGCTCCTCCTCGTCCGTCAAGTAGTCGTAGCTTGAGGGAGGGAGCAGTTACACAGCCGAGGTTACACAGTTACACAGACAAGCCTCttgggccgggggcgggggccgggggggcGGCATGATGCCCAGACCGCTTGCCTCCCGCCCGCCATTCCCACCCCTCAGGGCCGTCGTCTGTCAGCACCCGCCCACCTCCGCAACAATCGCGCTGCTCACCTCTGAGTGAACTTTAGGTAGGGCGTGTAGTCGATGACCACGGGGGTCTTCCCGTCCAGCACTTCGCCCTTTAGGCAGAAGCTGGGGGCAGAGCAGCcacagggtggggggcaggtatGAGAGGATGGGAGTGTGGACGGACTTTCGCAGAGAAACAACCCCAATCCCACCGTCACGGTGACCGCCACCGCCACCCAGACCCCACCTGAAGTCTATGGCGCTCAGTCCGATCAGCATCCCAGTGAGGACCGTGGCTTCCTCCCGCATCATGATGGCTCCTGAGTCGTAGAAGCGTCTGTGGAAGGGGGGAGGTACCGGCAATGTAGTCTTCCCAGGGGGCCCCACACCTCAGGGCTTCTCCTGTTGGCTTATCACAAACCTTGCCTGGAGGAAGGAGGTACCTTTTTTCCTGCTCACCCCTCACTGTGGATCTTGTCTCCCCCTCAGACTGGGGCCCACCGGGGATAGCGCCTTGTCTCTCACCTATTAAAACGCGTGTCCCCTGAGATTCGACCTCCATCCCTCTGAACTACCCCTTCTCCACCAAGTACAGAGTCACCCAGATCCTTAAAATCAGGAAACAAGTCCTAAACAGTGTTTGGCATataaatgttagtctctcagtcgggtccaactctttgcaaccccatgaactgtagcctaccaggcccctctgtctatgggattctccaggcaagaatactggagtgggttgccattcccttctccaggggatcttcccgacccaggaatagaacccaagttttctgcattgtaggcagattctctaccgtctgagctaccagggaagtattttggcatacagttgatttttaaaaatatatgttaatgtGAATCCCGaaatgtgaggacacagcagagaTACAGTGCAGCCACAAACATCAGTTTGGGCGTGACCACGTGAGTGGGGTAGTGAGGCACATGTCCCTACTGTACTCATTTACCCCTTTGGCACATCTTGCCTGTGACCCTGCCTCCCGGACCCAATATCTCTGCAGACCCACAATGTAcagactgaaactctgtcccctgGGACTCTGAAGTCCATGGGTAGCAAGTacagactgctgctgctgtttgcaGAGCAGGTAGAGCTGTGTGCTATAGGTCATGGAATGAGGCCAACAAGTAAAATAATGCATAGTTGAGACTTGTCCAGAGCTATGTGCATGAGACCAGCACTGGAGGTCGTAGGGGTCAATGAATTTGACTTGGAAGAGATGGTGGTGGCGCTAAAAGTGTGTTCTGGGACTGGCTGGCCCAGCTGATGGGTGGACGGTCTGGGAGGGGAAAGCTAGCAGTGCATGCTGGTAGTTGTAGTCCAGATACCGAAGGTTGCAGCCACAACTTGAGGATCAAGTGTGTTTAGGCAATGAATGTACACCCTGGGACTTGTGGTCCACACTGATTGAGGGGGTCTGACCTGGTGGTCCGAGTGTCCCGCAGGGCTGTGGTGATGTATTCCGACATGCGCTTCTCCATCAGTGCCACCCGGATCCATGCCCGGCCCTGGAAAGCACGTTCACTTTTACTGGCTGCCCCAGAGGGACCTGTGTGTGTGCCCCTGGGTCTGGACCTCCTGTGGCCCTTCTTCCCTGTGCCTGTGGGCTGGGGTGAGGACCAAGGAGCAAGCAGCCCCTCTGTATCCAGAGGAGGGAGCAGCTGCCCTGGCCTTGCCTGCTGCAGGCAGCTCACCTTGGCCCGGGCGGTACTGATGTTTTCCATGTTCTCGATGCTGCTCACACAGTTGTTGGGCACTTTGCTGCAGGCCAGGCGGATGTAGTCCCAAAAGCCTCGCTGCCCGTCTGAGCTGAACCAGCTCACCGGACCTGCTGGGGCACAGGCTGAGCCAGGGCAGGGAGTGGGCTCAGCAAGACCAGGGAGTTTGGAGAGGGTCCATGTAATGGGGCATGCACATGCATAAATAAAAGCAGCCATACACATGCATCATGCCTACCCCAAACAGACATAcccacacatacatgtacacacaagGCTCACTGCTGGGGCTTGTGGGTACCCCTGTATTGTGCCCCCCTTTCCCAACTCTGTGCTTGAGCTTCTGTGCATGATCTAGAATTGGGACCAGGGTCAATGATGGGGTTCAGACAGCCACAGAGTAGATCAGAAGGGGGTAGCTGGGAGCAATAGGGGACAGGAACCTGGACCCACCTTTGAAACGATGGCTGAGGATCTGCTCTAAGATGGCTGCAAAATTCACAAACTCCTCGGATGAGTCATCGATGGGCTCCGTTGTGTACTTCTCCAGCAGGGTTTTCACGGAGAACCtgggtgagagggagggagaaggggcagTGGGGTGTCAGGTGAGAAGACGGGGTAATGGGGGTAAAAGGCAGGATAAGAAGAGATCACCAGGAGCATGGATGTGGTAGGAAGGCAGAGGGAAAGAGGGTGGGGGACAAGAGAGGCTGTAGTGACCAGAGAGGGGCTGTGATGTGGGCGAGTAGGGTGGCATATGGGAGACTGACAGAGTAGGTGAcggagaggcagagaagggaagCTTCAGGAACAAGTATGAGAGTGGATGAAACAACAGGTAGAAGGATGAGGCACCTGGAGCCAGGGGGCCAGCCCAGAGCCTCTTGCTGATCACCCGCCCTTTGGAGTTGTGTTCTGTCTGTCAGAGAAGGGTGGGGGTTGGCTCGGAGGTGGGAGTTGCTTTGTGCCCCTGTCTTGAGCTGCCTTCTGCTATTGCTAGAACATTCTCCAGTCccttctggggtgggggtggggtcaccTGTGCCAGAGCATGTGAGTTGCACCAAGCACATGGAGCGTGGGCAGGCATGGGTGGCCAGGTGGACCCCCAGCACACGGATGCCCCccttcccccttttccttcctAGCTCGGCCACCCACACACCAGCTGCCCAGAACCAGGCAGTGCAGAACTGGGCAGGGGGAGGTGCAGGGTGTGGGTCTGACACACAcagtgggtgggagggggcattgGCAGCAGATCTCTAGAAGGGGGCTTGAGGGCCCGGACACCTGGCCTCTCAGAGAGGAAGGAAGCCAGGGGAAGCCAATGGGGCTGAGAGACTGGAGCCCAGcagcccccaccctccctccaatCCACCCAGAGCCTGGGCTCCCTCTACAGTCCCTACGCCTGCAGTCTCCACCTGCCATCGCTGCAgcggggtggggcagggatgAGGACATGGTTCCCAGCATCCCATCATGGCCCCTCTGTGGGTGGTACAGCAGGGGGATGTATCCAGGGATATGGGGGCTTCTTGGAACCATCCTTCTTTCTCTAAGCTCTCCATCCAGTCCTGTAATGTGCCCAGCGCTATACTCTGTATGTGTCATCTCATCTATCCTGACAGCCTTGGGAGGAAGGTCCTCTTAGTATCACCATTACCCCGATTTTACAGATAAGATAACTGAGGGTCTAAGAGATTGACTGGTCGGTTCGAAGTCACACTGCTTGTGAGGCGTCAACACGTATGTCTGATCCCAACGCCCTTGCTCTTTCTGGggcctcctggtggatgtcaggATCACTGAGGCCCCAAgcagcccctgcctcctccacaCTCTGTCCTCCACTCCATGCTCCAGCCCTTGGACACTGGCCTCCAAGGCTCTAGGCCAGTGGCACAACTAAGCCCACAGACCTCACTCCCTTCCCTTTGAGTTGGTCTGGCCTGAGATAAGAGTCAGGTCAGTGCTGCGGTTGTACCAAGGGAGGCAGCCTGGGTGGACTCAAATCCTGTATCCTTGTGGTACCTttgtggccttggacaagtcacttaatctctccAAGGCCCATCTTCACCAGGTGCAAACAAGAATAATAGTACCTGTCTCATCAAATTTTGGTTCAAATTCCAGGAAAagtgtgggagaaggtgagtgaGCAAGCCATGGGGCAGGGGTGGTAAGGAACTGGGCCATTAATGGCATGGCCAGAAGGAGTCTATGTTTAAGGCACTATCTGGGCTTTATTATACAGCCCTGCTCCTGTGTTGTCTTCTGGTCATTTGGGTCAGACCTCAGTGGGGGCCTGTGGCTGGTTTCAGCATGGCAGCCATCTGCCATCTGTCCTCAGGGGTGCTATGGAGCTGGTCATCGCCCCCGGGAGCCCCATGGTGTGTTCCCTGCTCAGAGGTGCAGTGGCTGCTGCAGGTTACCATGGAGACAGGGCAGCCAGGGCCCAGGGGAGCCCTCGGCCTGCTAAAGGGAACTGTTCCCAGAGCTGGAGGCGAACCACGTGATTGTGATGAGGCGGCAGGGGCTGGAGGGGTTTCTGAGCCTCTGTCATGCTCCCAATCCTCCCGCCAACTCTAACCCTCACATTCCAGCTCTAACCCCACTTTCAGTCCCCTagaacatctgcttctgctgctgAGGCCCAGGGGCATTCGTCCCTTCCCTACACTTTCAGCAGTCCCAGCTGTCCTGGCaggcaagagaaggaagaagaacctAGGAGGTCAAGAGAGATGAGAGGGACAGGAAGGATGGCATCGGGATGGGCTGTTTTCATGTGCCAGGCGTCCAACATGCATCATGTCATTACCATTCCTTGGTGTGGCTATTACATCTACAATGGAGATAGTAAGACACCCAAGGCCCAGAGTGGTTAGGAGACTCCCACCAAGTGGTACAGCTAATAACTGAAGAAAAGCCTGAACCTAGGACCATCTGTGTTTTACACCACACTGGCAGGGCCTGGGAGGTGAGCATGGAGGCAGAGGCCTGCATTTGGGCTGGGCCACTGCCACTCATTCCTTCTCTAACGTTCCAGGCATTTTAAAGAGGTCATGTGTGCACAGCACCatgctaggcactggggatacaatGGTATGAGACAGACGTAGTAGAGCAGGGTGTGCACCCAGGAACCTGGAAGAGTTGTAGGAGACAGACCCAGGGCATCAGGGGGGCACTGATTCCTGGGGGAGGGAGCAGGACCAAGGCTGGTATGCAGGCAGGTGGGGCTGGCAAGGGAAGACAGCTGAGCCCTCAGAGGTGGCGTGGGACAGAGGGGAGATTGCAGGTGGAGAAGGCATCTGGCAGGGGTTCAGAGGGGGAGAGATGAGTGCAGGTGGGGGCTGAGGACTGGTCATTCCTGGCTTCAGGGCAGGGAGAGTGAGCCACTGCGGGGCTGGGGAGTGGGAAGGTTCACTTTCTGGGCCCCAAGAAAGCGGGCAAGTCTTCCCAACACTGCGACAACCCCACCCTTGGGAACCAAGGGCTTGGCCCTCCCAATCTCCTCCGCTTGAGCCCAGGAGAACCCACCTTCTGCGGTCaggccctcagtccttcccaccaCAGGGGCAGTGCTGTGCCTTCACTGGATGGATTCAGGGACTTCACCTACATGCCCGGTTGACCCTGCCATGGGCTGTAACTGCCCAGAGATGGAGGAGGGCACCACCCCTGCTCCAGGATTTGAGCATTGCGAAATCTCCCAGAAAAGCCCTACCCCAGAGAGGCCAGGTTGGCAGGGGTGGGCGTGAGGACATGCTTGGAGGGCGTTCATTCCCCTCTCCCATCAGTTCTCTGCCCACCCAGCTCCCGCCCCCAGCAAGGGagccagccctccccacccctccccctcacaGACAATGTCACTTCCTGGTTCTCACAGGAAGCTGCAGTGCCAATTAAACACCCCTCACCCTCCAGGCCCCAGACTGGGCACCGGCCTGGCCTAGCCTGGCCTAGAAGGAAGGGTAGGGACCAGACCTCCAGACCCTCTCCAAGCCTGGGTCTGAGGATAGCGGACGCGCGCTGCTCTTAACCCTGTGCTGCCTCCCTTTTCTTCGCGTCTGCTGTGCATC includes:
- the RUNDC3A gene encoding RUN domain-containing protein 3A isoform X3, with protein sequence MEASFVQTTMALGLSSKKASSRNVAVERRNLITVCRFSVKTLLEKYTTEPIDDSSEEFVNFAAILEQILSHRFKGPVSWFSSDGQRGFWDYIRLACSKVPNNCVSSIENMENISTARAKGRAWIRVALMEKRMSEYITTALRDTRTTRRFYDSGAIMMREEATVLTGMLIGLSAIDFSFCLKGEVLDGKTPVVIDYTPYLKFTQSYDYLTDEEERHSAESSTSEDNSPEHPYLPLVTDEDSWYSKWHKMEQKFRIVYAQKGYLEELVRLRESQLKDLEAENRRLQLQLEEAAAQNQREKRELEGVILELQEQLTGLIPGDHAPLAQGSKDLTTRLVNQWPSLGTLSGAEGANNPKLYRRHSFMSTEPLSAEASLSSDSQRLGEGKRDEEPWGPIGSSEPN
- the RUNDC3A gene encoding RUN domain-containing protein 3A isoform X2; this translates as MEASFVQTTMALGLSSKKASSRNVAVERRNLITVCRFSVKTLLEKYTTEPIDDSSEEFVNFAAILEQILSHRFKACAPAGPVSWFSSDGQRGFWDYIRLACSKVPNNCVSSIENMENISTARAKGRAWIRVALMEKRMSEYITTALRDTRTTRRFYDSGAIMMREEATVLTGMLIGLSAIDFSFCLKGEVLDGKTPVVIDYTPYLKFTQSYDYLTDEEERHSAESSTSEDNSPEHPYLPLVTDEDSWYSKWHKMEQKFRIVYAQKGYLEELVRLRESQLKDLEAENRRLQLQLEEAAAQNQREKRELEGVILELQEQLTGLIPGDHAPLAQGSKDLTTRLVNQWPSLGTLSGAEGANNPKLYRRHSFMSTEPLSAEASLSSDSQRLGEGKRDEEPWGPIGSSEPN
- the RUNDC3A gene encoding RUN domain-containing protein 3A isoform X1, with translation MEASFVQTTMALGLSSKKASSRNVAVERRNLITVCRFSVKTLLEKYTTEPIDDSSEEFVNFAAILEQILSHRFKGPVSWFSSDGQRGFWDYIRLACSKVPNNCVSSIENMENISTARAKGRAWIRVALMEKRMSEYITTALRDTRTTRRFYDSGAIMMREEATVLTGMLIGLSAIDFSFCLKGEVLDGKTPVVIDYTPYLKFTQSYDYLTDEEERHSAESSTSEDNSPEHPYLPLVTDEDSWYSKWHKMEQKFRIVYAQKGYLEELVRLRESQLKDLEAENRRLQLQLEEAAAQNQREKRELEGVILELQEQLTGLIPGDHAPLAQGSKDLTTRLVNQWPSLGTLSGAEGANNPKLYRRHSFMSTEPLSAEASLSSDSQRLGEGKRDEEPWGPIGKDPTPSMLGLCGSLASIPSCKSLASFKSNECLVSDSPEGSPALSPS
- the RUNDC3A gene encoding RUN domain-containing protein 3A isoform X5 — translated: MEASFVQTTMALGLSSKKASSRNVAVERRNLITVCRFSVKTLLEKYTTEPIDDSSEEFVNFAAILEQILSHRFKGPVSWFSSDGQRGFWDYIRLACSKVPNNCVSSIENMENISTARAKGRAWIRVALMEKRMSEYITTALRDTRTTRRFYDSGAIMMREEATVLTGMLIGLSAIDFSFCLKGEVLDGKTPVVIDYTPYLKFTQSYDYLTDEEERHSAESSTSEDNSPEHPYLPLVTDEDSWYSKWHKMEQKFRIVYAQKGYLEELVRLRESQLKDLEAENRRLQLQLEEAAAQNQREKRELEGVILELQEQLHSFMSTEPLSAEASLSSDSQRLGEGKRDEEPWGPIGKDPTPSMLGLCGSLASIPSCKSLASFKSNECLVSDSPEGSPALSPS
- the RUNDC3A gene encoding RUN domain-containing protein 3A isoform X4; the encoded protein is MEASFVQTTMALGLSSKKASSRNVAVERRNLITVCRFSVKTLLEKYTTEPIDDSSEEFVNFAAILEQILSHRFKACAPAGPVSWFSSDGQRGFWDYIRLACSKVPNNCVSSIENMENISTARAKGRAWIRVALMEKRMSEYITTALRDTRTTRRFYDSGAIMMREEATVLTGMLIGLSAIDFSFCLKGEVLDGKTPVVIDYTPYLKFTQSYDYLTDEEERHSAESSTSEDNSPEHPYLPLVTDEDSWYSKWHKMEQKFRIVYAQKGYLEELVRLRESQLKDLEAENRRLQLQLEEAAAQNQREKRELEGVILELQEQLHSFMSTEPLSAEASLSSDSQRLGEGKRDEEPWGPIGKDPTPSMLGLCGSLASIPSCKSLASFKSNECLVSDSPEGSPALSPS
- the RUNDC3A gene encoding RUN domain-containing protein 3A isoform X6 gives rise to the protein MEASFVQTTMALGLSSKKASSRNVAVERRNLITVCRFSVKTLLEKYTTEPIDDSSEEFVNFAAILEQILSHRFKACAPAGPVSWFSSDGQRGFWDYIRLACSKVPNNCVSSIENMENISTARAKGRAWIRVALMEKRMSEYITTALRDTRTTRRFYDSGAIMMREEATVLTGMLIGLSAIDFSFCLKGEVLDGKTPVVIDYTPYLKFTQSYDYLTDEEERHSAESSTSEDNSPEHPYLPLVTDEDSWYSKWHKMEQKFRIVYAQKGYLEELVRLRESQLKDLEAENRRLQLQLEEAAAQNQREKRELEGVILELQEQLTGLIPGDHAPLAQGSKDLTTRLVNQWPSLGTLSGAEGANNPKLYRRHSFMSTEPLSAEASLSSDSQRLGEGKRDEEPWGPIGKDPTPSMLGLCGSLASIPSCKSLASFKSNECLVSDSPEGSPALSPS